From one Lotus japonicus ecotype B-129 chromosome 3, LjGifu_v1.2 genomic stretch:
- the LOC130742425 gene encoding cyanidin 3-O-galactoside 2''-O-xylosyltransferase FGGT1-like, protein MKEQYERWRKQLHDLSLTLKVDSVSDLQDLLCCMVLSECVYKLSPCSHGYTSYMHIAMFPWFAMGHLTPFLHLSNKLAKRRHKISFFIPTRRQAKLELFNLYPHLIAFFPVNVPHVEGLPHGAETTSDVPFSLVLLIMTLRGTLSFY, encoded by the exons ATGAAGGAGCAGTACGAGCGGTGGAGGAAGCAGCTCCACGATCTCTCCCTCACTCTCAAGGTCGATTCGGTCTCCGATTTGCAAGATCTTCTCTGTTGCATGGTTCTCTCTGAGTGCGTTTACAAG CTAAGTCCTTGCAGCCATGGATACACCTCCTATATGCACATAGCAATGTTTCCATGGTTTGCTATGGGGCACCTAACCCCATTTCTCCACCTCTCCAACAAATTAGCAAAGAGGAGACACAAAATCTCCTTCTTCATCCCCACAAGAAGACAAGCAAAGTTAGAGCTATTCAACCTCTACCCACATCTCATTGCATTTTTCCCTGTCAATGTTCCCCACGTTGAAGGCCTACCCCATGGTGCTGAAACCACTTCAGATGTGCCTTTCTCTTTAGTTCTGCTCATCATGACACTGAGAGGGACATTGAGCTTCTACTGA